A genomic stretch from Mycobacterium malmoense includes:
- a CDS encoding PirG produces the protein MPNRRRRKLSTAMSAVAALAVASPCAYFLVYESTAGNKPPEHHEFKRAAMMSDLPGELVGALSQGLSQFGINLPPVPALSGTGASTPGLTSPGLGSPGLTSPGLTSPGLTSPGLTSPALTNPGLPPTTPGVTTPGAVPTTPAAGLNPALSSPGLTSPAGITPGLGGAGEVPISAPTGLDPGADGTYPILGDPSTLGGSSPIASGGSSGGGGLVNDLMQAANQLGASQAIDLLKGVLMPAIMQGVQQGGGAAPGAAGALPGAAGALPGAAAALPGAAGAAPGAASALTGVAAPAAALPALPH, from the coding sequence GTGCCGAACCGACGCCGACGCAAGCTTTCGACAGCCATGAGCGCGGTCGCCGCCCTGGCAGTGGCGAGTCCTTGCGCATACTTCCTTGTTTACGAATCGACCGCGGGCAACAAGCCACCCGAGCACCACGAGTTCAAGCGGGCGGCGATGATGAGCGACCTGCCCGGTGAGCTAGTAGGCGCGCTGTCACAGGGGCTGTCGCAGTTTGGGATCAACTTGCCCCCGGTGCCCGCCTTGAGCGGGACCGGCGCCAGCACCCCGGGTCTGACGAGTCCCGGGCTGGGGAGTCCGGGCCTTACCAGCCCGGGCCTGACCAGCCCTGGTCTTACCAGTCCGGGTCTGACTAGCCCAGCTCTGACAAACCCGGGCCTGCCGCCCACGACACCGGGGGTCACCACGCCCGGTGCGGTGCCGACGACGCCAGCCGCGGGACTCAACCCGGCGCTATCCAGCCCCGGGCTGACCAGTCCGGCCGGAATCACGCCTGGCCTGGGCGGCGCCGGCGAAGTGCCGATCAGCGCGCCGACCGGATTGGACCCGGGCGCCGACGGCACCTACCCGATCCTCGGTGATCCGTCGACGCTGGGCGGTTCGTCGCCCATAGCGTCTGGGGGCAGTTCCGGTGGCGGCGGGCTTGTCAACGACTTGATGCAAGCCGCCAACCAGTTGGGCGCCAGCCAGGCCATCGACCTACTCAAGGGCGTGTTAATGCCGGCGATCATGCAGGGTGTCCAGCAAGGCGGCGGGGCCGCGCCGGGTGCCGCCGGTGCCCTCCCGGGTGCGGCCGGTGCCCTACCGGGTGCCGCCGCTGCACTGCCGGGCGCGGCCGGTGCCGCGCCGGGTGCCGCCAGCGCCCTGACGGGTGTCGCCGCGCCGGCCGCGGCCCTCCCGGCATTGCCCCACTAA
- a CDS encoding glycosyltransferase yields the protein MTAVSLLSRIILPRPGEPLDVRKLYLEESTTNARRAHATTRTSLQIGAESEVSFATYFNAFPASYWRRWTICTSVVLRVEVTGTGRVDVYRTKATGARIFVQGCQFAGTDDEPAVVEIEVGLQPFEDGGWIWFDITTDTAVTLRSGGWYATEPAPGTANVAVGIPTFNRPADCANALAELTADPLVDEVIGAVIVPDQGVRKVRDHPNFPAAAARLGNRLSIHDQPNLGGSGGYSRVMYEALKNTDCQQILFMDDDIRIEPDSILRVLAMHRFAKSPMLVGGQMLNLQEPSHLHIMGEVVDRSNFMWTAAPHAEYDHNFAEYPLSDTEDKSKLLHRRIDVDYNGWWTCMIPRQVAEELGQPLPLFIKWDDADYGLRAAERGYPTVTLPGAAIWHMAWSDKDDAIDWQAYFHLRNRLVVAAMHWDGDVTGLVRSHLKATLKHLACLEYSTVAIQNRAIDDFLAGPEHIFSILETALPEVHRMRKDYPDAVVLPAASELPAPRHMTKAMKPPVNPLSVGYRLVRGISHNLTRADPEAHRRPEYNVPTQDARWFRLCTVDGVTVTTADGCGVVYRQRDRRKMFSLLLKSLRRQRRLASRFDEMRRVYRDALPVLSSQQKWETALLPAAEPAVGTEPKHA from the coding sequence ATGACCGCCGTCAGCCTCCTGTCCCGAATCATCCTGCCCCGTCCGGGCGAACCCCTCGACGTGCGCAAGCTCTACCTCGAGGAGTCGACCACCAACGCCCGGCGCGCCCATGCGACGACGCGCACCTCGCTGCAGATCGGCGCGGAGTCCGAGGTGTCGTTCGCCACCTACTTCAACGCATTCCCGGCCAGCTACTGGCGACGCTGGACGATATGCACGTCGGTGGTGCTGCGGGTGGAGGTGACCGGGACCGGGCGCGTCGACGTCTACCGCACCAAGGCCACGGGCGCGCGCATCTTCGTCCAGGGCTGTCAGTTCGCCGGCACCGACGACGAGCCCGCCGTCGTCGAGATCGAGGTGGGGCTGCAGCCGTTCGAGGACGGCGGCTGGATCTGGTTCGACATCACCACCGACACCGCGGTCACGCTGCGCAGCGGCGGCTGGTATGCGACCGAGCCCGCCCCGGGCACGGCCAACGTCGCCGTCGGCATCCCGACGTTCAACCGCCCCGCGGACTGCGCCAACGCGCTGGCCGAACTCACCGCGGATCCGTTGGTGGACGAGGTGATCGGGGCGGTGATCGTGCCCGACCAAGGCGTCCGCAAGGTGCGCGACCATCCCAACTTCCCCGCCGCCGCGGCCCGGCTGGGCAATCGGCTGTCCATCCACGACCAGCCCAACCTCGGCGGTTCCGGCGGCTACAGCAGGGTGATGTACGAGGCGCTGAAAAACACCGACTGCCAACAGATCCTGTTCATGGACGACGACATCCGCATCGAGCCGGACTCGATCCTGCGGGTGTTGGCCATGCACCGCTTCGCCAAGAGCCCGATGCTGGTGGGCGGGCAGATGCTCAACCTGCAGGAGCCGTCGCACCTGCACATCATGGGCGAGGTGGTGGACCGGTCGAACTTCATGTGGACCGCGGCGCCGCACGCCGAGTACGACCACAATTTCGCCGAGTACCCGCTGAGCGACACCGAAGACAAGAGCAAGCTGCTGCACCGCCGCATCGACGTCGACTACAACGGCTGGTGGACGTGCATGATCCCGCGGCAGGTCGCCGAGGAACTGGGACAGCCGCTGCCGCTGTTCATCAAGTGGGACGACGCCGACTACGGCCTGCGGGCCGCCGAACGCGGGTATCCGACGGTCACGCTGCCCGGCGCGGCGATCTGGCACATGGCCTGGAGCGACAAGGACGACGCCATCGACTGGCAGGCCTACTTCCACCTGCGTAACCGGCTGGTGGTCGCGGCGATGCACTGGGACGGTGACGTCACCGGCCTGGTCCGCAGCCACCTCAAGGCAACGCTGAAACACCTTGCCTGCCTTGAGTATTCGACCGTGGCGATCCAGAACAGGGCGATCGACGATTTCCTGGCCGGCCCCGAACACATCTTCTCGATCCTGGAAACCGCGCTGCCGGAAGTGCACCGCATGCGCAAGGACTACCCGGACGCCGTTGTGCTTCCGGCGGCCAGCGAACTGCCGGCGCCGCGGCACATGACCAAGGCGATGAAGCCACCGGTGAACCCGCTATCCGTCGGTTATCGGTTGGTCCGCGGGATCTCGCACAACCTGACCAGGGCCGACCCGGAGGCCCACCGGCGCCCGGAGTACAACGTGCCGACCCAGGACGCGCGCTGGTTCCGGCTGTGCACGGTCGACGGGGTCACGGTCACGACGGCCGACGGCTGCGGGGTGGTCTACCGGCAGCGCGACCGGCGCAAGATGTTCTCGCTGCTGCTCAAGTCGCTGCGCCGGCAGCGTCGGCTCGCGAGCCGGTTCGACGAGATGCGCAGGGTGTACCGGGACGCGCTGCCCGTGCTGTCCAGCCAGCAGAAGTGGGAGACGGCGTTGTTGCCAGCGGCGGAGCCAGCGGTCGGCACAGAGCCAAAGCATGCCTGA
- the aftB gene encoding terminal beta-(1->2)-arabinofuranosyltransferase, producing MPSASPRLAALKGLNRTLVRRRPVVRWAGRPLGRILFPYDTVVRVSLWISVAVVAALFAWGAWQRRWIADDGLIVLRTVRNLLAGNGPVFNEGERVEANTSTAWTYLMYVGSWVGGPMRMEYVALALALALSVLGVALLMLGAGRLYAPSLRGRRAIMLPAGALVYVALPPARDFATSGLESGLTLAYLGLLWWMMVCWSQPVRGRPAGRAFIGALAFVAGFSVLVRPDLALMGGLALIMMLVAARSWRRRALIVVAGGFLPVAYEIFRMGYYGLLVPGTALAKDAAGDKWSQGMVYLSNFDAPYAVWVPVVLLVPLGVLLMAARRRPSFLRPVLAPDYGRLARAVQSPPAVVAFVLVSGLVQGLYWIRQGGDFMHARVLLAPLFCLLAPVAVIPVAIPDGADYSRETGYWVAGAAGLLWLGVAGWSLWAANSPGMGDDATHVTYSGIVDERRFYAQATGHAHPLTAADYLDYPRMAAILAALDNTPDGALLLPSGNYTQWDLVPMMQPPPGSPPNGKGPQKPQHTVFFTNLGMVGMNVGLDVRVIDQIGLANPLAQHTERLKHGRIGHDKNLFPDWVIADGPWVKVYPGIPGYLDANWVAQAVAALQCPETQAVLSSVRAPMTLHRFVSNVLHSFEYTSYRIDRVPLYELARCGLPVPEPSPPPPRE from the coding sequence TTGCCTTCGGCTAGCCCGAGACTGGCTGCCCTCAAGGGCCTGAACCGCACCTTGGTGCGCCGACGTCCCGTGGTCAGGTGGGCGGGTCGGCCCCTCGGAAGGATCCTGTTCCCGTACGACACCGTGGTGCGGGTCAGCCTGTGGATCAGCGTGGCGGTGGTCGCGGCGCTGTTCGCGTGGGGTGCTTGGCAGCGTCGCTGGATCGCCGACGATGGACTGATCGTGCTGCGCACGGTGCGCAACCTGTTGGCCGGTAATGGGCCGGTCTTCAACGAGGGCGAGCGGGTGGAGGCGAACACCTCCACGGCGTGGACCTACCTGATGTACGTCGGAAGCTGGGTCGGCGGGCCGATGCGCATGGAGTACGTGGCGCTGGCGCTGGCGCTGGCGCTTTCGGTGCTGGGCGTGGCGCTGCTGATGCTGGGCGCCGGCCGGTTGTATGCGCCCAGCCTGCGGGGGCGCAGGGCGATCATGCTGCCCGCCGGGGCGTTGGTGTACGTCGCGTTGCCGCCGGCGCGCGACTTCGCCACCTCCGGCCTGGAGAGCGGGCTGACGCTGGCCTACCTGGGATTGCTGTGGTGGATGATGGTGTGCTGGTCGCAGCCGGTGCGGGGCCGCCCGGCCGGCCGGGCATTCATCGGCGCGCTCGCCTTCGTCGCCGGATTCAGCGTCCTGGTCCGACCCGACCTGGCGCTGATGGGCGGGCTGGCCCTGATCATGATGCTGGTCGCGGCCCGCAGCTGGCGCCGCCGTGCGCTGATCGTGGTGGCCGGCGGATTCCTGCCGGTCGCCTACGAGATCTTCCGGATGGGCTACTACGGCCTGCTGGTGCCCGGCACCGCCCTGGCCAAGGACGCGGCCGGCGACAAGTGGTCGCAGGGGATGGTCTATCTGTCGAACTTCGACGCGCCCTACGCGGTGTGGGTGCCGGTGGTGCTTCTTGTGCCGCTGGGAGTGCTGTTGATGGCGGCGCGTCGGCGCCCGTCGTTTCTTCGGCCCGTGCTGGCGCCCGACTACGGCCGGCTGGCCCGGGCGGTGCAGAGCCCGCCGGCCGTCGTGGCGTTCGTCCTGGTGAGCGGGCTGGTGCAGGGGCTCTATTGGATTCGGCAGGGCGGCGACTTCATGCACGCGCGGGTGTTGCTCGCGCCGCTCTTTTGTTTGCTGGCCCCGGTGGCCGTCATCCCGGTGGCGATACCCGACGGCGCGGACTATTCGCGGGAAACGGGGTATTGGGTGGCCGGTGCCGCCGGCCTGTTGTGGCTGGGGGTCGCGGGCTGGTCGCTGTGGGCAGCAAACTCACCGGGGATGGGTGACGACGCCACCCACGTCACCTACTCCGGGATCGTCGACGAGCGTCGCTTCTACGCGCAGGCCACCGGGCACGCACATCCGTTGACGGCCGCCGACTACCTGGATTACCCGAGGATGGCGGCGATTCTCGCGGCGCTCGACAACACCCCGGACGGCGCGTTGCTGCTGCCGTCCGGCAACTACACTCAGTGGGACCTGGTACCGATGATGCAGCCGCCGCCGGGAAGTCCACCGAACGGTAAGGGGCCCCAAAAGCCGCAGCACACAGTCTTTTTCACTAATCTGGGCATGGTGGGCATGAACGTCGGGCTGGATGTCAGGGTGATCGACCAGATCGGGTTGGCAAATCCACTGGCCCAGCACACGGAGCGGCTGAAGCACGGCCGGATCGGGCACGACAAAAACCTGTTCCCCGACTGGGTGATCGCCGACGGCCCGTGGGTGAAGGTGTATCCAGGCATCCCGGGCTATCTGGACGCGAACTGGGTCGCCCAGGCCGTCGCGGCCCTGCAGTGTCCCGAGACCCAGGCGGTGCTGAGTTCGGTGCGCGCCCCAATGACGTTGCATCGCTTCGTGTCCAACGTCTTGCATTCTTTCGAGTACACCAGCTACCGCATCGATCGCGTTCCGCTCTACGAGCTCGCCAGGTGTGGGCTTCCGGTGCCGGAGCCCAGCCCGCCGCCCCCGCGCGAGTGA
- a CDS encoding LGFP repeat-containing protein, with translation MSSRSRAPTMLLTAIAATVVIVSWVDDATRGRGAPEPSPARDTQLAEQPLVGLGGGVTVRELTQGKPFSLVALTGDLAGTSTRVRAKRPDGSWGPWYQTEYETAAPDPAGAAGSAGPAEGPRSTDPVFVGATTTVQIAVTRPIDAPVTLGARPDEAGGSPPAGGGPSETDRLGYRPVSKEQPFGQNISAILISPPQAPAKTPWTPPAGVMMPGQPPAIISRAEWGADESLRCGTPQYDNGIRAAVVHHTAGSNDYSPLESAGIVKAIYTYHSKTLGWCDIAYNALVDKYGQVFEGSAGGLTKAVEGFHTGGFNRNTWGVAMIGNFDDVPPTPMQLRTVGRLLGWRLGMDGVDPKGTVALESAGSHYTTFAAGTIANLPTIFTHRDVGNTDCPGNAAYALMDEIRDIAAHFNDPPEELIKALEGGAIYEHWQAIGGMNSVLGSPTSPEDNAEGDARYVTFVKGAMYWSPETGAQPVTGAIYDAWASLSYERGPLGLPTSAEIQEPLQVTQNFQHGTLNYERLTGNITEVVDGITTPLSTQIPSGPTVPPEHFSLPTHPAAT, from the coding sequence GTGTCGTCCCGCAGTCGCGCGCCAACGATGTTGCTCACCGCCATCGCGGCGACCGTCGTCATCGTCTCGTGGGTGGACGACGCGACACGCGGTCGCGGAGCACCCGAACCGTCGCCGGCCCGCGACACCCAACTCGCCGAGCAGCCGTTGGTCGGGCTCGGCGGCGGCGTCACGGTTCGCGAACTCACGCAAGGCAAACCGTTTTCATTGGTCGCGCTCACCGGTGACCTCGCCGGCACCTCCACCCGGGTGCGCGCAAAACGCCCCGACGGCTCGTGGGGACCCTGGTATCAGACCGAGTACGAGACCGCGGCCCCCGACCCGGCGGGCGCGGCCGGGTCGGCCGGACCGGCCGAGGGCCCCCGCAGCACCGATCCGGTGTTCGTCGGCGCCACCACGACCGTGCAGATCGCGGTCACCCGCCCGATCGATGCGCCGGTGACCCTGGGGGCACGCCCCGACGAGGCCGGGGGATCCCCACCCGCTGGCGGGGGACCGTCGGAGACGGACCGTCTGGGATATAGGCCGGTGTCCAAGGAACAGCCCTTCGGGCAGAACATCTCCGCGATCCTCATCTCACCGCCGCAAGCGCCGGCGAAAACGCCTTGGACGCCGCCGGCCGGAGTCATGATGCCGGGCCAACCGCCGGCCATCATCAGCCGAGCCGAATGGGGCGCCGACGAGTCCCTGCGATGCGGTACTCCACAGTACGACAACGGGATTCGGGCTGCGGTCGTTCACCACACCGCGGGCAGCAACGACTACTCGCCGCTGGAATCGGCCGGCATCGTCAAGGCCATCTACACCTATCACAGCAAGACCCTGGGCTGGTGCGACATCGCCTACAACGCGCTGGTCGACAAATACGGCCAGGTGTTCGAGGGCAGCGCCGGAGGACTCACCAAGGCGGTCGAGGGCTTCCACACCGGCGGATTCAACCGCAACACCTGGGGTGTGGCGATGATCGGCAACTTCGACGACGTGCCGCCGACGCCGATGCAGCTGCGAACTGTGGGCCGGCTGCTTGGTTGGCGGCTGGGCATGGATGGCGTGGACCCCAAGGGCACGGTCGCGCTGGAGTCGGCCGGTAGCCATTACACCACCTTCGCGGCCGGCACCATAGCGAACTTGCCCACCATCTTCACCCACCGCGACGTCGGAAACACCGATTGTCCGGGCAATGCCGCCTACGCCCTGATGGACGAAATCCGGGATATCGCAGCGCATTTCAACGATCCGCCCGAAGAGCTGATCAAGGCGCTGGAGGGCGGCGCCATCTACGAGCACTGGCAGGCGATCGGCGGCATGAACAGTGTCCTTGGCTCACCGACCTCACCGGAAGACAACGCCGAAGGCGACGCCCGCTACGTCACCTTCGTCAAGGGCGCGATGTACTGGTCACCCGAAACCGGCGCCCAACCGGTCACCGGCGCCATCTACGACGCCTGGGCCTCGCTGAGCTACGAACGGGGTCCGCTTGGTTTGCCGACCAGCGCGGAAATACAAGAGCCGCTGCAGGTCACGCAGAATTTCCAGCACGGAACCCTCAACTACGAGCGGCTCACCGGAAACATCACCGAGGTGGTCGACGGGATCACGACGCCGCTGTCGACACAAATCCCCAGCGGCCCGACGGTGCCGCCCGAACACTTCTCGCTACCGACCCACCCGGCCGCCACGTAA
- a CDS encoding nitric-oxide reductase large subunit: MAAQPAQSSRPDQSSQPLVGRGWLQGVALVMIFGFLVMGILVYRTYSASMPMPDKVVDESGQLLFTGNDITRGQELYQARGLMEYGSVLGHGAYLGPDYTAEYLRLATDDVADQLRAQGVADPRDRVVTEFRANRYNPATKTLVFTDRQAAAFDRIQSHYAAYFGENSTKYGLLPRLITDKAQIRDLTAFFAWTAWAAAAERPGHKYSYTNNWPAEPRVDNGPTAAVIVWSALSLIALLGGIGVMFAIYGRWSQKVGWHSAETSTLSFRQPGEVGLTPAQRATIWFFAVVSVLFLAQTLLGAAAEHYRADLSTFFGLDLARVLPYNLARTWHLQLALFWTAAAFLAGGIFLVPFIARREPRRQALLAYVLLGAVAVVVFGSLICEALSIYGVIPQGGLLSQQWEYLDLPRLWQILLIVGMFVWIAIIWRGLRGRLKGESKMNMPWLFFFSGLAIPTFYTVGLLASSGTHYTVADFWRFWVVHLWVEDFLELFTTVMVAYMFVLLGVVRERIALGVIFLDVILYSAGGVIGTMHHLYFSGTPVEHMALGAFFSAAEVIPLTFLTVEAWAFLQLGARQQSGDANPFPHRWAVMFLVAVGFWNFLGAGIFGFLINLPVVSYYQIGTALTANHGHAAMMGVYGMLAVGLAMFAFRYVIPADKWPERLARISFWCMNIGLAWMVFATLLPLGVLQLYHSVNDGYFEARSLGYITKPGNSVLEWLRLPGDVILIVGGVVPFVWIAWIALRNFRSGTTVEELPEHPLYTEAGARSGAGSGAPAKD, from the coding sequence ATGGCAGCGCAGCCGGCACAGTCGTCACGTCCCGATCAATCGTCGCAGCCGTTAGTTGGGAGAGGTTGGCTGCAGGGCGTCGCCCTGGTAATGATCTTCGGCTTTTTGGTGATGGGCATCCTGGTCTACCGCACGTACTCCGCCTCGATGCCGATGCCCGACAAGGTCGTCGACGAGTCGGGCCAGCTGTTGTTCACCGGCAACGACATCACCCGGGGCCAGGAGCTCTACCAGGCGCGCGGATTGATGGAATACGGGTCGGTGCTGGGCCACGGCGCGTATCTCGGGCCCGACTACACCGCCGAATACCTGCGGCTGGCAACCGACGACGTTGCCGATCAACTTCGCGCACAGGGCGTGGCCGATCCGCGCGATCGGGTGGTCACCGAATTCCGGGCCAACCGCTACAACCCGGCCACCAAGACGCTGGTATTCACCGACCGGCAGGCCGCGGCCTTCGACCGTATTCAAAGCCACTATGCGGCCTACTTCGGTGAGAACTCGACCAAATACGGGCTGCTGCCGCGGCTGATCACCGACAAGGCGCAAATCCGCGACCTGACGGCGTTCTTCGCGTGGACGGCCTGGGCGGCGGCGGCCGAACGCCCCGGCCACAAATACAGCTACACCAACAACTGGCCGGCGGAGCCGCGCGTCGACAACGGTCCCACCGCCGCGGTAATCGTGTGGTCGGCGCTGTCGCTGATCGCGCTGCTGGGCGGCATCGGGGTCATGTTCGCGATTTACGGCCGCTGGAGCCAAAAGGTCGGCTGGCACAGCGCCGAGACCTCCACGCTGTCGTTCCGCCAACCCGGCGAGGTGGGCCTGACGCCGGCGCAACGGGCGACCATCTGGTTCTTCGCGGTCGTGTCGGTGCTGTTCCTGGCGCAGACGCTGCTGGGCGCGGCCGCCGAACACTACCGGGCCGACCTGTCGACGTTCTTTGGCCTGGACCTGGCCCGGGTGCTGCCCTACAACCTCGCCCGCACCTGGCATCTGCAGCTGGCGCTGTTCTGGACCGCGGCGGCGTTCCTGGCGGGCGGCATCTTCCTGGTGCCGTTCATCGCCCGCCGGGAGCCCAGGCGTCAGGCGCTGCTGGCGTACGTGCTGCTGGGCGCGGTCGCGGTCGTGGTGTTCGGCTCGCTGATCTGCGAGGCGCTGTCCATCTACGGCGTGATCCCCCAGGGCGGGCTGCTCTCCCAGCAGTGGGAGTACCTCGACCTGCCGCGGCTGTGGCAGATCCTGCTGATCGTCGGCATGTTCGTGTGGATCGCGATCATCTGGCGCGGCCTGCGCGGCAGGCTCAAGGGCGAGTCGAAGATGAACATGCCGTGGCTGTTCTTCTTCTCCGGGCTGGCGATTCCCACCTTCTACACGGTGGGACTGCTGGCCAGCAGCGGCACCCACTACACCGTCGCGGACTTCTGGCGGTTCTGGGTGGTGCACCTGTGGGTCGAGGACTTCCTCGAACTGTTCACCACCGTGATGGTGGCCTACATGTTCGTGCTGCTGGGCGTGGTGCGCGAGCGGATCGCGCTGGGCGTGATCTTCCTCGACGTCATCCTGTACTCCGCCGGCGGCGTCATCGGCACCATGCACCACCTGTACTTCTCCGGCACCCCGGTGGAGCACATGGCGCTGGGCGCGTTCTTCTCCGCGGCCGAAGTCATTCCGCTGACCTTCCTGACGGTCGAGGCATGGGCGTTCCTGCAGCTGGGTGCGCGCCAGCAATCCGGTGACGCCAACCCGTTCCCGCATCGCTGGGCGGTGATGTTCCTTGTCGCGGTGGGCTTCTGGAACTTCCTGGGCGCGGGCATCTTCGGGTTCCTGATCAACTTGCCGGTCGTGTCCTACTACCAGATCGGCACGGCGCTGACGGCCAACCACGGGCACGCGGCGATGATGGGCGTGTATGGCATGCTGGCCGTCGGCCTGGCGATGTTCGCGTTCCGCTATGTGATCCCGGCCGACAAGTGGCCGGAGAGGCTGGCGCGAATCTCGTTCTGGTGCATGAATATCGGCCTCGCGTGGATGGTGTTCGCCACCCTGCTGCCGCTGGGTGTGCTGCAGCTGTATCACTCGGTCAACGATGGCTACTTCGAGGCGCGGTCGCTGGGCTACATCACCAAGCCCGGCAATTCGGTGCTCGAATGGCTGCGGCTGCCGGGCGACGTCATCCTGATCGTTGGCGGTGTCGTGCCCTTCGTCTGGATCGCCTGGATCGCGCTGCGTAACTTCCGGTCAGGCACGACGGTCGAGGAATTGCCGGAGCACCCGCTGTACACCGAGGCCGGGGCCAGATCGGGAGCCGGTTCTGGAGCACCGGCGAAGGACTGA
- a CDS encoding phosphatase PAP2 family protein, with product MPEAPLSEAPRGEVVVLVAVQSALADRPGVLATARGLSYFGEHSIGWLAVSLLGAIAVPRRRREWLVAGAGAFAAHATAVLVKRLVRRQRPHHPAVAVHVGTPSRLSFPSAHASSTTAAAILMGRAAGLPSGMGPAVLVPPMALSRMLLGVHYPSDVAFGVALGAAVARLALWLEGKG from the coding sequence ATGCCTGAGGCACCTCTTTCGGAGGCGCCGCGCGGCGAGGTGGTCGTGCTGGTGGCCGTCCAGTCGGCGCTGGCCGACCGCCCGGGTGTGCTGGCCACGGCGCGCGGACTGTCCTACTTCGGCGAGCACAGCATCGGCTGGCTGGCCGTGTCGCTGCTTGGCGCGATCGCGGTGCCGCGGCGCCGCCGGGAGTGGCTGGTGGCCGGTGCCGGAGCGTTCGCCGCACACGCGACCGCCGTGCTGGTCAAGCGGCTGGTGCGGCGCCAACGGCCGCATCATCCCGCCGTCGCCGTGCATGTCGGCACGCCCAGCCGGCTGAGCTTCCCGTCGGCGCATGCCTCCTCCACCACGGCCGCGGCCATCCTGATGGGCCGGGCCGCCGGGCTGCCCAGCGGAATGGGCCCCGCGGTGCTGGTCCCCCCGATGGCGCTGTCGCGGATGCTGTTGGGGGTGCACTATCCCAGCGACGTGGCCTTCGGCGTGGCGCTCGGCGCCGCGGTCGCGCGCCTTGCACTCTGGCTTGAGGGGAAAGGTTGA
- a CDS encoding decaprenyl-phosphate phosphoribosyltransferase, with amino-acid sequence MSEDVVTGPPANLIVGVVKAVRPRQWVKNVIVLAAPLAALGGPVRYDYAEVLTKVSVAFVVFCLAASSTYLVNDVRDVEADREHPTKRFRPIAAGVVPEWLAYSLALVLAAASLAISWWLTPNLALVMAVYLGMQLGYCFGLKHQAVMDICIVSSGFLLRAIAGGAATDIPLSQWFLLFVAFGSLFMVAGKRYAELQLAERTGAKIRKALESYTSTYLRFVWTLSATAVVVCYGLWAFERDRHSGSWFAVSMVPFTIAILRYAVDVDGGLAGEPEDIALRDRVLQLLALAWIATVGAAVAFG; translated from the coding sequence ATGAGTGAAGACGTGGTGACCGGACCTCCGGCGAACCTGATCGTCGGGGTGGTCAAGGCGGTCCGCCCGCGGCAGTGGGTGAAGAACGTGATCGTGCTGGCAGCGCCCCTGGCCGCCCTGGGCGGTCCGGTCCGCTACGACTACGCCGAGGTGTTGACCAAGGTGTCCGTGGCTTTCGTGGTGTTCTGCCTGGCGGCCTCGTCGACATACCTGGTCAACGACGTGCGCGACGTCGAGGCCGACCGGGAGCACCCCACCAAGAGGTTCCGCCCCATCGCGGCCGGTGTGGTGCCCGAGTGGCTGGCCTACAGCCTGGCGTTGGTGCTGGCGGCGGCCTCGCTGGCTATCTCGTGGTGGCTGACACCCAACCTAGCGCTGGTGATGGCCGTCTACCTCGGCATGCAGCTGGGGTACTGCTTCGGCCTCAAACACCAAGCGGTGATGGACATCTGCATCGTGTCGTCGGGGTTTCTGCTCCGGGCGATCGCCGGGGGTGCGGCCACCGATATCCCACTGTCGCAGTGGTTCTTGCTGTTCGTCGCCTTCGGGTCACTGTTCATGGTGGCCGGCAAACGTTATGCCGAGCTGCAGCTGGCCGAGCGCACCGGCGCCAAGATACGCAAGGCCTTGGAGAGCTACACCAGCACCTACCTGCGATTCGTGTGGACGTTGTCGGCCACGGCGGTGGTGGTGTGCTACGGGCTGTGGGCGTTCGAGCGTGACCGGCATTCGGGATCCTGGTTCGCGGTGTCGATGGTCCCGTTCACCATCGCCATCCTGCGTTACGCGGTCGACGTCGACGGCGGGCTGGCCGGGGAGCCCGAAGACATTGCTTTGCGTGACCGGGTGTTGCAGCTGTTGGCGCTGGCGTGGATCGCGACAGTTGGGGCCGCCGTTGCCTTCGGCTAG